CAAGAAAATGGTAAACAAATGTCGATTCTTGTTGTGCAAGGATTTATTCATGTGACTCATCAAGAGATTAAACTTTTGATCACGAAAGAAGCATGAAGAATTCTATTGGGCAAATTATATCCGGTTCGCTTAGTGAAGGGTTTGTGATGAGATTTTCATCGCAAACTGATATTGAGACGATTAAATCAGGAAAATTTGTTTGTATACAAGGGTTAAGTCATAGATTTTTTTCTATTATTACCGATTTGATGCTAGAAACTGCTCATCCTGAAATTTTACAATTTCCTCCTGATGAGGGAGAGGGATTGTTAAAAGAACTTTTAACAACAAATAGTATGTATGCAACAGCTCAGTTAAAACCTATGTTGATGTTAAATTCGCTCAATCATATTTCTCCGGTTAAAACAGTTCCTCATCACTTTGCATCGGTGTATGAAGCAACTAGAAAAGATATTGAAACTATCTTTGGTGATGAAAAAGATGTTTCAAATAACTATTTTAATATTGGAAATCCGCTTGATATGGATGCTCCTGTTTGTTTAAACCTTCATAACCTTGCTGAGCGAAGTAATGGAGTTTTTGGTAAGACAGGTACTGGTAAAACTTTTATCACTCGATTAATTTTAGCTGGTCTTATTAAATCAAATAAAGCTACGTGTCTTATTTTTGACATGCATAGTGAATATGGCTTAGAAGCGCGCCAAGAAGGTTCTGGGACTTTTGTTAAAGGGCTTAAAACGTTATTTCCTTCTAAAATTGCAATATTTTCAATTGATCCTGTAGCAACCCAGCGAAGAGGTACAGCGCCAGACGTAGCTGTTAAAATCCCTTATCAAGACATTCATGTTGAAGATATTATGTCGTTGCAACAAGAGTTGAATTTGCATGCAACTGCAACAGAAGCTGCATATCTTTTACATGGTAAATACAAAAAAGATTGGTTAGCAGTTTTGTTAAGCAAAGGTATTAATGCAAAAGAGTTAGCGGAAGAAATTGGAGCTCATCCAGAGTCAATTGCCGCTTTGTATCGTAAATTAAAGCATATTGAAAAATATTCATTTTTTACGCCAGATCCAGTTCCATCAGTTACAGATACAATTATTGAGTATTTAGATAAACGTAAATCGATTATCTTTGAATTTGGGAACTACTCATCAACATTTTGTTATTTATTGGTAGCTAACATTATTACACGTCGTATCCACTCAAGTTATATACAAAAAACAGAACGATTCTTAGGTACGAAAAAACCTGAGTTAGAGCCATCAAAATTAATGATTGTTATTGAAGAAGCACATAAATTTTTAAATCCTACTGCAGCAAGCCAAACTATTTTTGGAACTATTGCTCGCGAGATGAGAAAATATTATGTTTCGTTATTTATTATTGATCAGCGACCATCAGGAATTGATCCTGAAATACTTTCGCAAGTGGGTACAAAAGTTATAGCTCAATTAAGCGATGAAAAAGACGTTCAGGCAGTTCTTTCGGGCTCTGCGCAGGCAAACACATTAAAAACTGTTTTAAATTCATTGGACACTAAAAAACAGGCGTTAGTGATAGGCCATGCAGTTCGTATGCCAATTGTTATTGAAACAAGGACATATGACCAGATTTTTTATAAGGCTATGCAGCTTGATGCGTCTATAAATATTGAGAACGATCTTTTCTAAAAAAATTATTGTTACTTATTTTTATTAATTGAACGATAACGTCTTATTTTTTAGTTCTGTTTTCCTCTGGCAATAATCGTGACTTTTTCGCAAAAACCTTTGATACTAAAGTAATTAAGCCTTGTCATAAAATTTATAAAACAAATGCTTTTCAGGAATCTTGTATGAAAATTTATTTAAATTTATTTTTATTGAGTTGCTTGTTTTTTAAGCCGCACACTAATTTTTGTTGTGAATTTGAAGAATCTCAAGCAGATATAACTAGTATGTCGAGTTTAGAAGAAATAAATAAAACTTTTATTGAAGATAGCAACTACATGCAAGAGTTTAGTAGTCAGATAAAACAGATTGAGAGTGATCTATTTGAATTGAATAATAGAGTTTATGTACAAAGCTTAAAACGTCGGAGAAATGATATATCGCGAGTCAATCAACAGTATCAAGATCAACAAAGTCGCCTACCATTGCCTGGTGGTATTGCATCTAAACGAATAAAATTTGCTGAAGATAGTAATTTAAACGAGATGTTTATTATTGATCATACTTTGCCTGTTTCAAGCAAGAGTGATGTTGTTTAAATTTGATACTAAAAAATATAAATTGAACGATCTTTTATGAAAAAAATTAATGCTATTTTAGCTTGTATGTTTGCCATATCCGGTTTGATGTTTGTACGTTACATGCATACGCTGAAATCTTGTAAAGAAAACACGCTCATCGTAGGTACGAGTGCAGACTACCCTCCCTATGCAACTATTAATCTTGAAACTAATGAAATAGTTGGATTTGATATTGATATTGTTCGGCAGGTCGCTTGTAGGCTTGGTAAAAAAATTGAGTTGCGTGATATGCCATTTAACTATTTAATGTTTGATTTATATTTAGGTCAAATTGATGTTATTGCAGCAGGGTTAACCCCAGATGAAGATCGTAAAAAAGCTGTTTTATTTAGTAAGCCGTACTTAACAAGCGACCCACTTATTATTGTTACAAAAAAAGACCAACCGCCACTGAGCGATATTACTCAGTTGTATGGTAAATCAGTTGCAGTTAATACTGGGTATACTTCAGATATGTTTTTATCAAAATATTCAGAAATTTCACTTGTTCGTCTTAAAGCAACTGCAGATGCTATTATGGCTTTGCAAGCAAACAGTATTTATGCTTTTGCAACTTCGCAAAGTAGCTTGAGTCTTTTTTTAAGTACGCAAAAAACAGAACATGATTTTCAGTTTTTTACGATACCAACAACAGAAGATTCATACGCTTTAGCGTATCAAAAAAACAATGAAAAACTTCAACAACAAATTGATGATGTTCTTGATCAAATGGAGCATGATGGAACGTTACAAAAAATTAAAAAAAAATGGGGATTTGCATGATCGATTTTAATTTATTAGTGAAATATTATCCTCGATTATTGCAAGGTGTTGCTGTTAGCTTGCAAATTGCACTCGTGAGTTGTGCAATTGGAGCGATTATAGGCACATGCTTAGGCATTATTCTTTCGGGAAATAATAAAATTGCAAAGTTTTTTGCGCAAGCTTACGTATCAATTGTGCGTGGAACTCCCATGCTCATTCAAATAACAGCAACATATTTATTATTAAAATATGCAGGTTTTTCTATTTCAGCATTATGGTCTGCAACTATATCTATTGGCATTAATAGTGGAGCTTATTTAAGTCAAACTATTTTGACGGGAATTACATCTGTGAGCAAAGGGCAATTAGAAGCTGCTAAAACTCTTGGATTTACGCCAGCTCAGACGATTCGTTATATCATCTTCCCACAAGCTTTGCGCACAGTTTTACCTAACCTAGAAAGTGAAATTGTCACGCTCATTAAAGATTCAAGTTTAGCATCTTTTATTGGGGTATATGAGCTGAGTAAGCAGGGTGATATTATTATCAGTCAAACATTTGATGCACCAACAATCTATTTTGCAATTGGTTTGATGTATCTTATTTTAACAACATTGGTAACAGTTTTGATGAATATTTTAAACAAGAAGGTACATACGCATGCTTAGTATTAAAAATTTATCAAAGCATTATCATGAAAAAACTATTTTAGATGATGTCAGCTTTGACGTTCAAGCAGGAGAAGTTGTTGTTTTACTCGGTAAATCTGGTGTGGGTAAGTCGACAATTCTTCGTATTTTAACTGGCTTAGAAACAAAAGATTCTGGTTCTATTATATTTGATGGTCAACCTTTAGTAACTCAAAAAGTTGGTATGGTGTTTCAAGATTTTAATCTATTTCCTCATCTGACTATTGAGCAAAATATTATGTTGCCGTTACAAAAAGTTGCAGGAAAAACAGAGCAGGAAGCTCAAAACATAGCTGATCAATTGCTTGCAAAATATGAACTGTCAGCTCAAGCACAATTGTATCCCCATGGACTTTCTGGTGGCCAAAAACAACGAGTTGCCTTTGCTCGTACGCTTGCTATGCAACCACAATTAATTTGTTGTGATGAGCCAACATCGGCACTTGATCCGTTATTAACAAGTAAAATAGGTCAAGAAATTAACGATCTGGCACTACAGGGTTTAACAGTTATTGTTGCAACACATGATACTGAGCTTATTAAGCAAATTAAGTCGACAATATATTTAATGAAAAGTGGTAAAATCATAGAAAAAGCAACATCACAAGGACTTATAGACAATCCTGATCAATTTCCTTTCATTAAAAACTTTACACAAGGTGGAACATTTGATACAACTAACAACTGAAGATTACTATTTTTGAGCAATTGTATGTAGTCAGATTTGTTAAATTTTTTTGAATGTATATAATTTTGTTATTACAATGTCCCTAATCGAACAATACTCATGTATTGTTCACCCCCCTAACCCTTCAGCTTTTTAAGTTGAAGGGTTTTTTATTACATAATTTTTTTTATGAAAATAGTGACTCTTGAGTTGCATTGTCTTTAATTTGTGAGGGTAAAAGTTCTTCTTTAATAGGCTCTGCTACAACTGTTGCTTGTTTATCATAACCAAAAGCTACATCAAAAAAATCTTGAATAGCATCAATCATTTTTTGCCATGATGATCGATTAAGACTTTTTTCAGTGTACAGATTCATTTGTTCTGTTGAAAAATCTTTAAAGTCATTTAAAAACTGTGCTAAATCAGCAGACTTAATTTGAGTTGGATCAACCATCCACTGTTTTTGTAAAAGATCGAGCTTTTCTTTATATTCAGTTAGTTTTAATATTTGGACATCACTCATATTTTCGATAGCATCGCCCTCAGTAATTTTAGTAAAAGTTTCATTCATTTTTATTAAAGCTTTTGCAGATTTTATTGGGTCAGCTTGCCCAGTTCTTCTTGCATTATAATCAGCTACTTTGGTAGAGAAACTTTCAGTTGATGTAAATAAATCGAAAGGTGCTTGTTGTCCAGTTTCAACTGATTGTACGTTGTAAGGATCAAAGGCTTCATCTATTCGTATTGCTTGTATTGGTTCAGGTTGTACAGCTTGAATAGGTTCTGTTGGATCAATTTGAAATGATCTAATATCATGAGCAGAAGGACTCAGATTGGTAGCCTCTGGAAGGTTTGATTGAGAGGTAGAGTTACGTGTTGATTCTGATGCAGTCGATTCATGTGTATGTTTGTGAGCATTTTGTAAATCAGCATTTTTGGTCTCTGTTGCTTTGTGATCAGGTAGAGACTCTCTTTGTTTTTTACTTACATCTATTGTATGTTGTTCAGGCGCTCTTTCCATAGCAAAAAAAGTTATGTTATTACTACATAAAATTGTAAGAATAGATCCTATAATTTTTTTATTCATTATTTTCCTTGGTAATTTGATAAGCTTTTTTACTGTTAAATTGAGTTAACAATAAAAATTGATAAAAACAAAGAGACTTTACTATATAATAAAGTCTCTTCGTTGAATTTTTTATGAGTAAATTTTAAAATTCCATTAATTCGGCGCTAACAGTGAGACCCATTTCTGTTCCTTCAAGTTCATCATCGACAACATTTGGATCTTTTTGTGCATTTATCGCTTCATTTGTAACTTTTGCAGTCTCATCACCGGCTTTTTCAACTTTACCACCTATTTTTTTTTGTATAACAACAACTTCAATAGGATTTTTACATGCAGAATAGTAACAGTATCCAGCTATAACAAGTGTCGCTAAACCAACAAGTGCTAAAAGATCGCGTAGAATTTTCATACAGTTCCTTTATAAGGTAATAAAATTTTTAAATATTTTTACTTTATAGATACTGTAATTTTTTTGATTTCTTAAAGTCAATACAAACAAAAAGAGGATTTTGCTTGTACCACAAAATCCTCTTAATTATTTTTTTAAAAAAATTAGCTTATAAAGTCACGTTTTGTCCATTGCATTGGATCGATAGCAACGTTGCCAACTCGAATTTCCCAATGTAAATGATAACCGTTTGCATACCCAGTTTTTCCCATCGTTCCGACTGGATTACCTTTTTTCAGCTTTTGGCCAACTTCGATATTTGCATACGTTTCAAGATGGAAGTACATGCTTAAAATTCCGTAGCCATGATCGATGATGATGGTGTTACCACTGTGAGCATAGCGTTCTTTTAAGACAACGATTCCTGCTTGTGATGCCCATACAACACTGCGAGGAGCTGCTGCAACCATATCAATTGCTTTATGTACGTAACAGCCACGTTCTTGGGCAACTCGTTGAATACCAAACTCTGTTGTAATGTTTGTCATTGCAAGAGGGATTTCAAAAACTCCATGCCATAATTTTTCTTGTACAGAATTTTGTGAGAGTTCTTCCATTTTTAATTCAAAATCTTTTTCTCCAAGAGAAGTAAATTCACCTTCTTTTGCAAGAGCACCTGACGGAACATGTAATGTTTTTTTCTTAAAAGGGAATGCTGTTACGCTAAAATTTGAATGAAGGTCAAAGTTGTTTCCAACATGGTCCTGAATTGCAACTGAAAAAGCATATTCTGATGGATGCTGATCACAATCAAGTGGAATAAATGTTTCATATACTAGTGACCCAAGTGCTTCTGGATACGCTATAAAATTTTTTGATAGCGCTGTTACCATCGCTTGCTTGATTGGCTTGTTAACTTTGAATTGAACATGAAAGCATCGACCTTGTAACACTTTATTTTCTGATTCTGGTTTTATAAAACCTGCTTGTAATTCAGCATTATCAACATAAAAAATATGCTCTGATTGAACAGTATTATGATTATTTGTACCGCTAACGGTTGTAAACACAAGAGTATGTTTTCCATTATCAAGAGTGTCAACTGGTATAACTACGCTATTTTCAAATGATGAGCGGTTAACCATAATATTTTGTTTATACGGTTTGCCATCAATAATAATTGAATAGTTTGAAATTTTATACGGATGAGTACCTGCTATAGTAGCAGTAAGATTTTTTGCAAAAAATGAACCATCATGAATTCCATGAATGGTAACAATTGGATCTGTTGTGTTGTAGTAGTAAAGATAAAAATTATTTCCGATATACCATGTTAAAAAGGATATGAAAATAACTCCTAAATATTTTGAATATTTCATTATGCACAGCTCCAAGAAACAAAAAAATATAAATAATTTAAAAAAGAATGTGTATTAAAGATACCTTAAAAATAATAATAAATAAAATTGTTGCTTTCAATTCCACATAATTTTTATATATAGATATAAATCATTTTTAATTAATTTCGATTGTAGGTCTTTATGAATGAAATCAAAGCAAAATTTAAAATTTTATTGATAATTTTATTACATTTCGTGATGACTGAAAAAATTATGCATGCTGATGTTACTACTCCGATATCTCAGCCGTTAACAGCAGATAGCTCAGCAAGTTTTCAGGGTTTACTTAATAATATTTCAAGCTACCCAGCTTTAACCATTAACGATAAGAATCAAGTTATTCAAATTCCTGTTAATAGAATTTCTCGTTATGTGCTTCCTGTTGATGTTATGACCATGGCGCAACTATCAAATCTTTCTGTTTTGCGGCCAACAGACAATAATGCATATAAAAATTACCCAAGTGGTTCAGCTCTTTTTCCTAAAAATAGTAATGTAGCACAGCAATTTGATGGGGTCGTAAGCTCTATAAAATCAAATCAAGAATTAATTAAATTTTTTAGAAAAATTCATTTTAATTGTTTAAATCAAATGTATGCATATTTGATGAAAATTTATACTAATCTGATAGCTCGTCATACAGGAAGTTCTCGTGATAAAACTGGGAATCTTGTTATTGATACAGCAGCTTTTTTAGGAGATGAAAAAACGTATGCAACAAACCAAAAAATATTAATTATGTCACATCTTGTCAGTCTTATTGAATTGCAATTTCATGGTATGGTGCTTGCTTGCTCTCCACAAACTCCTTATATTTTTGCAACTCCTGCAGGTAAAATATATATTCAAAATGATTTTAGTATTGATTTAAGTACATTTGCATCAACTCAAACTGACGAAGTTATGCAACAAGTTCAAAAAAATTATACAGATTTTTTGAAGAAATATATTACTTTTTTTCAAACATATACCAGCTTGCTTTCTACGCAAGATACAACAACAGGTTTTACTCAATTTTATACTGCAGTAAAGGCTATGCAAAGCAGTCCATCTTTTGCAAATATGAATCCACCTATGTTTTTTTATGATGATGAGTCTGTTCGTGCAATTAAAATGATTCCTTATCTTGCATCACAACTACCGACAAAAAGTGCATTAATTGATTGGGCTGATGATGCAGTTAATGCGGTAACAAAAAATATTATGCAAAACAATCGTCCGGTTGCTTATTTTAAAGATGCCGCAAATAATTCAACTCAAAATAAATCACAAGCTGCCCACTTGTGCATTCTTTCTCAATCTGGAGATAATATGTTTGAAGAAGAATTACTCAAGCAACCTGATTGGTTAAATACATCTCAAGGAGTTATCGCAATGCTGCAAGCATGCCTTGGCGATTTTTCGAAAATTATAAATTTAAATATTCTTGATCCTTATACTCAAGCTATTCTTGAAAAAACTTTAAATGGTTCTGTGAGCAGTCAGACATCTCAAACAGTAAGTGACTTATCTGCTGCTATGGTGCCTCCTGCACCTACAGCGGCAGACAAAGCAGCGGCAGACAAAGCAGCGGCAGACAAAGCAGCGGCAGACAAAGCAGCGGCAGACAAAGCAGCGGCAGACAAAGCAGCGGCAGACAAAGCAGCGGCAGACAAAGCAGCGGCAGACAAAGCAGCGGCAGACAAAGCAGCGGCAGACAAAGCAGCGGCAGACAAAGCAGCGGCAGACAAAGCAGCGGCAGACAAAGCAGCGGCAGACAAAGCAGCGGCAGACAAAGCAGCGGCAGACAAAGCAGCGGCAGACAAAGCAGCGGCAGACAAAGTTAACCAAGACGCAGCAATAAAGTCGGCACAAGATGCGGCAGCAAAACAAGCACAAGATATGGCAGCAAAACAAGCAGCAGCAAGAGCTGCAAGTCAAAAAAAATAAGGTATAAAATGTTTAAAAAAAATATGTGGATTCTTTCTATTCTAACCATATTAATAGTTGGATCTATTTTTTATCATCAACATGCTGTTAAAAATAATAATGCTGCCTTTGTTCAAGATGTTCAAACAATGAGCAATTACTCTATTGATGAAGTTGTTGACGCTGTGTATGGTAAAAATGGAGTTAATCTTGATTTGCAAAAAATCTTAGAAATTAAAAATCTTGTTGAGCAACTTAAGAGTCTTTCACAAGTAGAGCAGCAACAAGTTGCATGCTTGGTAATAAACATGCTTCAAGAAAAAAAAGATAAGCACATTCTTTATTGCAAGCTTGTTTCATATTTAGAATCAATTGCTGATGATATTGTATGTAAAGATACTGATACTGCTATTATGACTTATGCTGAGCAATTATTTAATTACTTTATACTCGAGCAAGCAGAAATAGTAGATCATCAAAAAAAACTATATATTTTTTTACAAGCTCAAAAGTCATTTCATCTACCAAAGCTTATGAGTTTTTGGGCCACTCAAGATGGAGCAAAAGCTCTTGACGCGCACATAGGCTCTTCAACTGATAATGTTGTTATTCAGGATATGATGACAGATATGGCGATTCTTATTGGAACGCAGATGGGTGCAGAATTTGCTAACGCTCAGATAGATACTCAGGCTGAAGATTTAGCAAATATATTAACGCAGCAAAGTAAAACAATTCAAGCCAACGTTCAAAGTTTTCAGTCACAAGCGCAGGCTTCTCAGGTAACAAGTTTACAAAAACAAATTACCAATTTTTCAAATAAAAGCACTGAAATTCAAAATAAAACTCAAGGCGCAATTGATCAATCAAGTCTTGAATTAAACTATTTATACCAAAATATAAGTTTAAATAAGCCTTTACAGCAATATCTATCAAGTCCAGTTGTGTTTGACCAGATATTTGCTCAAGGAGATATGTTGACACCTGAAGGATATGTGTGGAAAAATCCATTTTCTGTTGGTGATTGGCAATATGCAAAAGATGATGATAGCTTTTACCAGTGTCAAAATTCTTCAATTATGAGCAAAGATTCTACGGGAATTTTAAGTTCTACACGAGCAGAAAATAACTCTATATTTACTGAGTATTCATCAGCGCAATCAAGTTATTCTATTTCTGGTGTAATTACGATATATCAAATTGAATATCCATTTTTTGTCGGAATTATTTTTAATAAAGCTCGCTGGATTTCTGGAAATTATGAAGGGTTGCGTAAAGCAAGAATGGTTGGAGTCTATGGCAAATCAGAGACTGATATAGGTGTTTATTTTGCCGAACAATACACTATGACCGATGAACAATTAGCATCATCAAAATCTGATGAGCCAATCCAACAGCCATTGGCACAGATTTTATCAGGGAGTGTTGATAAAAAAATCCCTCTTGTTGTCGATGCTTTTAATAATTTAAAAAAAGAATCAATTATTTTAAATTTTGAAATCACAACAACTCCAGAAAAAGCTACATTTGCTTTTTGGAATGATAAAAATAGTAAAAAAGAAATTACCGTTGATAAGTTAAATTCTCAGATGTTTTTATATCATGGAATTGGTTTTATTTGTCCTGGAGCTATTGCACAGTTTAAACTGAATAGTCCAAAAAACATACTTTTTACTCCAGACGCTATTTTGAAATATAAAGGTTAATTGTATGAATAAAAGAACACCATCATTACTTTTTTTGATAATCATTGCAATGGCTCATCTTCTTCAAGCCTCAGCTAGTAGTTTGGTGCCATCAACTCAAGCAACGTCTTCTACTTTGTTTCCATCATGGATACCCCAGCATTCAATAAATGAAAAAAATATTGAAGCAACCTATGGCAAATCGGGTTTAAATTTACCAGCAGATGATCTTATGCATATTAAGCAAACATACAGTTATCTTGAAATGGCGATAAGAGGTACAAGTCCAAAAAAAGATCCAATTACGAGTGCAGAAATTCAAGATTCAGATATTTGGCAAAAATATTTAAAAGGTATGCTGGTTGATTATTATGATAATCAACATGATTTTATAGAATCTATCAGCATGGTTCATAATCAGATGTTTCCATATTTAGCAAATATCGAACTTAATTTTTATAATAATGACTTTATAAAATTACGAATATTTGCAGATTCGTTAAGGGTTGAAAAAAATTTACAAGACGTTGTGATTCAAAGATATCTTACTCAAATTAAAGATTGGAAGAATGACAATCAAAGCGTACTTGCTTCTAAAATAACAGCTTTTAAAGCTACAGATTTTTATAAATATACGCACGATGCAACTTTGTGGACTGCTCAAAATAAAACTATAAGTGCGGATGTCGCATGTTATTTTATGCTTATAACAATTCAATCTGCGGTACAAAATAAATTAACTCAAAGCAATGCGCTTTCATTTTTAAAGCAAGCATCATCTTCAGCTATTTCTCCAAATTTTTATTATTATCAACCAGCAGATTTTATAGCGCTTGATGAGATTTTTACCTTGCAGCAGGTTTCTATAAATGCCGCAAAAAAATCTACGATAAAAGATGCTAATCCAAAAACATTTGACCTGAAAGATTTGGTTGATTTGCAACAAGCTAAAAGTTTAGCAAATTCTCAAAATGTAGTTATTCAAAAAGGAAAAGATCCTACAGGTATATCTGGAGGAATGAAAAAAGCGGGAAACTCAGTTGCTCACGCAGCAACTGATGCGGGTAATGCAATTGCCAATACAGGTGAAAGTGTTGTCAATGATGCTGCCAGGGTTGCAGCTGAAGCAGCGCAAGCAGCACAAGATACTGCAAATAGAGTTGCAGCTGAAGCAGCGCAAGCAGCACAAGATGCTGCAAATCAGGCTGCAGCTGAAGCGAAAAAAATATCAGATGATGCGGCAAAAGCTGCAGCACAAAGTCAAGCAATGCAAGCAGCGCAAAATGCTGCTCGGGTTGCAGCTGAAGCATCGCAAGCAGCACAAGATACTGCAAATAGAGCTGCAGCTGAAGCTCTACAAGCATCACAAGATGCTGCAATAAAAGCAGGAAGTGGAATTGCTCAATCAGCAGTTGCAATAGGAACTGGAGTATCTCAAGTTGGAGTTGCAACAGGCCAAGGGCTTTCCCAAGCAACAACTGCAGTAGGAAATGTTGTTGTAACTGATGCTGCAAAAATAGCTGCTATGCCACAAGATATAGCAAATACAACCACCGATATCGTTAAAACAACAAACGAAGGTTTAGCTCAGGCAGGAAAAGCTACC
This genomic interval from Candidatus Chromulinivorax destructor contains the following:
- a CDS encoding ATP-binding protein, giving the protein MRFSSQTDIETIKSGKFVCIQGLSHRFFSIITDLMLETAHPEILQFPPDEGEGLLKELLTTNSMYATAQLKPMLMLNSLNHISPVKTVPHHFASVYEATRKDIETIFGDEKDVSNNYFNIGNPLDMDAPVCLNLHNLAERSNGVFGKTGTGKTFITRLILAGLIKSNKATCLIFDMHSEYGLEARQEGSGTFVKGLKTLFPSKIAIFSIDPVATQRRGTAPDVAVKIPYQDIHVEDIMSLQQELNLHATATEAAYLLHGKYKKDWLAVLLSKGINAKELAEEIGAHPESIAALYRKLKHIEKYSFFTPDPVPSVTDTIIEYLDKRKSIIFEFGNYSSTFCYLLVANIITRRIHSSYIQKTERFLGTKKPELEPSKLMIVIEEAHKFLNPTAASQTIFGTIAREMRKYYVSLFIIDQRPSGIDPEILSQVGTKVIAQLSDEKDVQAVLSGSAQANTLKTVLNSLDTKKQALVIGHAVRMPIVIETRTYDQIFYKAMQLDASINIENDLF
- a CDS encoding substrate-binding periplasmic protein, which translates into the protein MKKINAILACMFAISGLMFVRYMHTLKSCKENTLIVGTSADYPPYATINLETNEIVGFDIDIVRQVACRLGKKIELRDMPFNYLMFDLYLGQIDVIAAGLTPDEDRKKAVLFSKPYLTSDPLIIVTKKDQPPLSDITQLYGKSVAVNTGYTSDMFLSKYSEISLVRLKATADAIMALQANSIYAFATSQSSLSLFLSTQKTEHDFQFFTIPTTEDSYALAYQKNNEKLQQQIDDVLDQMEHDGTLQKIKKKWGFA
- a CDS encoding amino acid ABC transporter permease, with translation MIDFNLLVKYYPRLLQGVAVSLQIALVSCAIGAIIGTCLGIILSGNNKIAKFFAQAYVSIVRGTPMLIQITATYLLLKYAGFSISALWSATISIGINSGAYLSQTILTGITSVSKGQLEAAKTLGFTPAQTIRYIIFPQALRTVLPNLESEIVTLIKDSSLASFIGVYELSKQGDIIISQTFDAPTIYFAIGLMYLILTTLVTVLMNILNKKVHTHA
- a CDS encoding amino acid ABC transporter ATP-binding protein, with amino-acid sequence MLSIKNLSKHYHEKTILDDVSFDVQAGEVVVLLGKSGVGKSTILRILTGLETKDSGSIIFDGQPLVTQKVGMVFQDFNLFPHLTIEQNIMLPLQKVAGKTEQEAQNIADQLLAKYELSAQAQLYPHGLSGGQKQRVAFARTLAMQPQLICCDEPTSALDPLLTSKIGQEINDLALQGLTVIVATHDTELIKQIKSTIYLMKSGKIIEKATSQGLIDNPDQFPFIKNFTQGGTFDTTNN
- a CDS encoding M23 family metallopeptidase — protein: MKYSKYLGVIFISFLTWYIGNNFYLYYYNTTDPIVTIHGIHDGSFFAKNLTATIAGTHPYKISNYSIIIDGKPYKQNIMVNRSSFENSVVIPVDTLDNGKHTLVFTTVSGTNNHNTVQSEHIFYVDNAELQAGFIKPESENKVLQGRCFHVQFKVNKPIKQAMVTALSKNFIAYPEALGSLVYETFIPLDCDQHPSEYAFSVAIQDHVGNNFDLHSNFSVTAFPFKKKTLHVPSGALAKEGEFTSLGEKDFELKMEELSQNSVQEKLWHGVFEIPLAMTNITTEFGIQRVAQERGCYVHKAIDMVAAAPRSVVWASQAGIVVLKERYAHSGNTIIIDHGYGILSMYFHLETYANIEVGQKLKKGNPVGTMGKTGYANGYHLHWEIRVGNVAIDPMQWTKRDFIS